One window from the genome of Dyadobacter sp. CECT 9275 encodes:
- a CDS encoding DUF418 domain-containing protein has product MEIKPPEYVTIEYAPAVQPPVLQRVIIIDVLRGFALFGILLIHSVQKFLGTSQAKLEGMSSTENLLRDSIEFLIEDKFYIIFSILFGWSFNNMYQRALDRGEPFLIFFVTRLTVLLAIGAFHSLFFSSDILETYAVLGLVLVICHNTSRRNLLILTIMLSILGLIAATYQRQLSDITALVRQGNILIPSKLSYLINTGRLFTTSAMLLFGLYAGKSKIFEHLCLSRFLRQRVLLIIELLFLLSCMLLIKVLFTASADTTAALFQNTCFAILNFTLSGMYIVLVIMLYHYVFFNKLFQSFIAVGKLSITSYLMQSIFLQVFYNLNDGLKMGFYGGLSITILFFFGQIVFAKIWLRYFKYGPVEWVWRRLTYAISSRI; this is encoded by the coding sequence ATGGAAATTAAGCCGCCTGAATATGTCACAATCGAATATGCCCCAGCGGTTCAGCCGCCGGTACTTCAAAGAGTTATAATTATAGATGTCCTGCGCGGATTTGCTCTTTTTGGAATATTGCTAATTCATTCCGTCCAGAAATTCTTAGGTACCTCTCAGGCTAAGCTGGAAGGTATGAGCAGCACCGAGAATCTGTTAAGGGATTCAATAGAATTTTTGATAGAGGATAAGTTTTATATAATCTTTTCAATTTTATTCGGATGGAGTTTCAATAACATGTATCAGCGTGCGCTCGACAGAGGGGAGCCGTTCCTGATTTTTTTTGTTACCCGTCTTACCGTGCTACTGGCAATTGGTGCATTTCATTCACTTTTTTTTAGCTCCGACATCCTGGAAACCTACGCGGTACTAGGATTGGTGTTGGTGATTTGTCATAATACTAGTAGGAGAAATCTACTTATACTGACAATTATGTTATCTATTTTGGGTCTGATCGCCGCTACTTATCAGCGGCAATTATCAGACATAACGGCGTTGGTCAGGCAAGGAAATATTTTGATTCCCTCTAAATTAAGTTATCTGATTAATACCGGAAGATTGTTTACTACAAGTGCAATGCTTCTCTTCGGACTTTATGCTGGAAAAAGTAAAATTTTTGAACATCTATGCCTTAGTCGGTTTCTAAGACAACGTGTATTGTTAATTATTGAATTGTTATTCTTGTTGAGTTGCATGCTTCTGATAAAAGTATTATTTACCGCATCGGCAGACACAACTGCAGCCTTATTTCAGAACACTTGTTTTGCAATACTGAATTTTACCCTTTCAGGTATGTATATCGTACTTGTGATAATGTTATATCACTATGTCTTTTTTAACAAACTATTTCAGAGTTTTATTGCAGTAGGAAAGCTCAGTATCACTAGTTACCTGATGCAATCCATTTTTTTGCAGGTTTTTTATAATCTGAATGATGGATTGAAAATGGGTTTCTATGGAGGGTTATCAATAACCATATTATTTTTCTTTGGACAAATCGTTTTTGCCAAGATATGGTTACGTTATTTTAAATACGGACCTGTTGAATGGGTTTGGCGCAGGCTTACCTACGCTATTTCAAGTAGAATCTAG
- a CDS encoding BatD family protein, which produces MSIEFNGKVLKISEPLIISVLIKDSESRPAIIFPEITGLEKRSKSATSAINIVDGRKVVDQTISQEYFAPKPGTYVIPEFSIPVNATRLFSEETSIVFTATGEEEVMLGSDAILPEPETGRETIFFSVQADKKGVFIREGFSLRISLYISEDAPVEMEFYRFNEQLQQILKKVRPAGCWEENTGIEEIVRRKVVITGKNYTEYNMYQSEFFPLTAGDINIPSVTLDMLVIDRMGTVNSEKRIIKSFSSKPLRIVVSQLPPHPLRDQVAVGEYRLVEDLSSQMVYPGESIRYVFKVEGSGNIAAIPAPEIQANSAFDFYPPDASQVVKRSAAGVTGEKGFNYFVVPRKDGKFPLGRYFQWIYFNTARVRYDTLRSVKILEVRGEDYKLGNISLSSSLGLYDNLENLDTTRKTINYKELLKNLTSAVAILLLIAMVWVIRK; this is translated from the coding sequence ATGTCGATAGAATTTAACGGGAAAGTCTTGAAAATTTCGGAGCCACTGATTATTTCTGTACTTATTAAAGATTCTGAATCGAGGCCGGCGATTATTTTTCCGGAGATAACCGGTCTGGAAAAGCGAAGTAAATCGGCTACGAGCGCTATAAACATTGTCGATGGCAGAAAAGTTGTGGATCAGACCATCAGTCAGGAATATTTTGCACCGAAGCCAGGTACCTATGTCATCCCTGAATTTTCGATTCCGGTTAACGCTACCCGGCTGTTTTCTGAGGAAACGTCGATTGTTTTTACGGCCACCGGCGAGGAAGAAGTTATGTTAGGTTCGGATGCTATACTTCCTGAGCCGGAAACGGGTAGGGAAACCATTTTTTTTTCGGTTCAGGCTGACAAGAAAGGTGTTTTCATAAGAGAGGGGTTCTCTTTGCGTATTTCTCTGTATATCTCTGAGGATGCGCCCGTGGAAATGGAGTTTTATCGGTTCAATGAGCAATTGCAGCAAATCCTCAAAAAGGTGAGGCCCGCAGGCTGCTGGGAGGAAAATACAGGCATTGAGGAAATTGTGAGGAGGAAGGTAGTCATAACGGGTAAGAATTATACGGAGTATAATATGTATCAGTCTGAATTTTTTCCTCTTACTGCGGGAGACATCAATATTCCTTCCGTCACACTGGATATGCTGGTAATCGACAGGATGGGGACGGTTAATTCAGAAAAGCGGATTATCAAATCATTTTCTTCAAAGCCTCTCAGGATAGTTGTCAGCCAGCTCCCGCCACATCCATTAAGGGATCAGGTGGCGGTGGGGGAATACCGGTTGGTGGAGGACCTATCCAGTCAAATGGTGTATCCCGGTGAAAGTATCAGGTATGTTTTTAAGGTGGAGGGGAGTGGCAATATTGCGGCCATTCCGGCACCTGAAATCCAGGCCAATTCTGCTTTTGATTTTTATCCGCCTGATGCCAGCCAGGTGGTGAAGCGAAGCGCCGCCGGGGTGACGGGTGAAAAAGGGTTTAATTATTTTGTTGTGCCCCGAAAGGACGGGAAGTTTCCACTGGGGAGATATTTCCAATGGATTTATTTTAATACCGCCAGGGTCAGATATGATACGCTGCGTTCTGTTAAAATTTTGGAAGTAAGGGGCGAAGATTACAAACTTGGGAATATATCTTTGAGTAGTTCTTTGGGATTGTATGACAATCTGGAAAATCTGGACACCACTCGAAAGACAATTAATTATAAAGAATTACTAAAAAATCTGACCAGCGCTGTAGCTATTTTGTTACTGATAGCAATGGTTTGGGTCATCAGAAAATAA
- the aroC gene encoding chorismate synthase, which yields MGSTYGKIFKIATFGESHGVGIGVVIEGCPAGVGFDTDFIQSELTRRKPGQSRITTQRREADEFEVLSGVFEGKTTGTPIAMIIRNEDQRSKDYSHIAAQYRPSHADYTYQEKYGVRDYRGGGRSSARETAARVAAGALAKLLLADLGVRVQAYVSQVGKLKLSKEYAQLDLSLTETNAVRCPEPEMAGQMFDYIDEVRKKGDSVGGVVNCVIQGAPVGWGEPVFDKLHAELGKAMLSINAVKGFEYGSGFAGVEMLGSEHNDAFFIDGNEKVHTRTNHSGGIQGGISNGEDIYFKVAFKPVATIMQDQESIDQHGNIAIVQGKGRHDPCVVPRAVPIVEAMAALVLADFYLRNKTSKLA from the coding sequence ATGGGTAGTACATACGGAAAAATTTTTAAGATAGCCACTTTTGGAGAATCTCATGGGGTTGGTATTGGTGTTGTGATAGAGGGTTGTCCGGCAGGTGTTGGTTTTGATACCGACTTTATCCAGAGCGAACTGACCAGACGGAAACCAGGGCAGTCACGGATAACCACGCAACGCCGTGAGGCGGACGAGTTTGAAGTACTTTCAGGGGTTTTTGAAGGTAAAACAACGGGTACCCCAATTGCAATGATTATCCGTAATGAAGACCAGCGAAGCAAGGACTATTCACATATAGCGGCTCAGTACCGGCCTTCCCATGCCGATTACACTTATCAGGAAAAATATGGAGTTCGTGATTATCGTGGAGGAGGACGTAGTTCTGCAAGGGAAACTGCCGCCCGTGTTGCGGCAGGAGCATTGGCCAAGTTACTTTTAGCGGATCTGGGAGTCAGGGTTCAGGCTTATGTGTCGCAGGTAGGAAAACTGAAGCTTTCAAAGGAATATGCACAACTGGATCTCTCACTGACAGAAACCAATGCGGTGAGGTGTCCGGAGCCTGAGATGGCTGGGCAAATGTTCGATTATATTGACGAAGTCCGTAAAAAAGGGGATTCCGTTGGCGGAGTAGTCAATTGCGTGATACAAGGAGCACCAGTGGGATGGGGAGAGCCTGTTTTCGATAAACTCCATGCCGAATTGGGGAAGGCAATGCTCAGTATTAATGCTGTAAAGGGATTTGAATACGGCTCCGGTTTCGCTGGCGTTGAAATGCTCGGTTCGGAGCATAACGATGCCTTTTTCATAGATGGAAATGAGAAGGTTCATACGCGTACCAACCATTCAGGAGGTATCCAGGGCGGAATTTCAAATGGGGAAGATATTTATTTCAAGGTAGCATTTAAGCCTGTGGCGACTATCATGCAGGACCAGGAAAGCATTGATCAGCATGGAAACATCGCCATTGTACAAGGAAAAGGACGGCACGATCCGTGTGTGGTACCACGTGCAGTCCCCATTGTAGAAGCTATGGCTGCTCTTGTCCTCGCAGACTTCTACCTGCGAAACAAAACTAGTAAGCTGGCATAG